A single window of Candidatus Krumholzibacteriota bacterium DNA harbors:
- a CDS encoding methylmalonyl-CoA mutase family protein, protein MAKHDEPREFGEARNRFEERYASCHEEEREFTTVSGAPVKPLYTPEDVGDLDYLRDLGFPGDYPFTRGVYPTMYRGRPWTMRQFAGFGTPRDTNRRYHYLLEHGQTGLSVAFDMPTIMGYDSDHPRSEGEVGRCGVAIDSLRDMEILFDGIDQGAITTSMTINAPASILLAFYLCAGGKKGVPFERMGGTIQNDILKEYIAQKSWIFPPEPSLRIITDILAFCADHVPRWNTISISGYHIREAGSTAVQELAFTLADGFAYVEAGIAAGLDVDRFAPRLSFFFNAHLDFFEEIAKYRAARRIWARRMRGKYGAKDPRSWLLRFHTQTAGCTLTAQQPENNIVRTAFQALSAVLGGTQSLHTNSMDETLALPSEKAVRIALRTQQLIADETGVTNTADPLAGSYFIESRTAEMEAQAEEYFERIDAMGGVVRAIEQGFFQREIGRAAYEYQIAVEEKRKTIVGLNRYVLDDEKIEIPLLRIDHQVERDQRRSVRLVREQRDNDGAARALGKLREGAASNDNLMPLIIECAKAYCTEGEIIAELKSVFGEYKEPPVF, encoded by the coding sequence ATGGCGAAACACGACGAGCCCCGGGAATTCGGCGAGGCGCGAAACCGGTTCGAAGAACGCTACGCGTCCTGTCACGAGGAGGAACGGGAATTCACCACCGTCTCGGGCGCCCCGGTCAAACCGCTCTATACGCCCGAGGACGTCGGCGATCTCGATTACCTGCGCGATCTGGGATTCCCCGGCGATTATCCGTTCACGCGGGGCGTCTACCCGACGATGTATCGGGGGCGGCCCTGGACGATGAGGCAGTTCGCCGGTTTCGGCACGCCGCGCGACACCAACCGCCGCTACCACTACCTGCTGGAACACGGGCAGACCGGGCTCTCGGTCGCCTTCGACATGCCCACGATCATGGGGTACGACTCGGACCATCCGCGTTCCGAGGGCGAAGTTGGACGCTGCGGCGTGGCGATCGATTCCCTCCGGGACATGGAGATCCTCTTCGACGGCATCGACCAGGGGGCGATCACGACGTCGATGACGATCAACGCCCCCGCGTCGATCCTCCTCGCCTTTTATCTCTGCGCGGGCGGGAAGAAGGGCGTTCCGTTCGAACGGATGGGAGGAACGATCCAGAACGACATCCTGAAGGAGTACATCGCGCAGAAGTCGTGGATATTCCCGCCGGAGCCGTCGCTCAGGATCATCACCGACATCCTCGCCTTCTGCGCCGATCACGTGCCGCGGTGGAACACGATCTCGATCAGCGGCTACCACATCAGGGAAGCGGGGTCGACGGCGGTGCAGGAACTCGCCTTCACTCTCGCCGACGGATTCGCCTACGTCGAGGCGGGGATCGCCGCCGGGCTCGACGTCGATCGCTTCGCGCCCCGGTTGTCGTTCTTCTTCAACGCGCACCTCGATTTCTTCGAGGAGATCGCGAAGTACCGGGCCGCGCGGCGGATCTGGGCGAGGCGCATGCGCGGGAAATACGGGGCGAAGGATCCGCGATCGTGGCTGCTCAGGTTCCACACGCAGACGGCCGGGTGCACGCTGACGGCCCAGCAGCCCGAGAACAACATCGTGCGGACCGCCTTCCAGGCCCTCTCGGCGGTGCTCGGCGGCACGCAGAGCCTGCACACGAACTCGATGGACGAGACTTTGGCCCTCCCGAGCGAGAAGGCCGTGCGGATCGCCCTGCGGACGCAGCAGCTGATCGCCGACGAGACCGGGGTGACGAATACGGCTGATCCCCTGGCGGGCAGCTATTTCATCGAATCCAGGACGGCGGAGATGGAGGCGCAAGCGGAGGAGTATTTCGAACGGATCGACGCGATGGGAGGGGTGGTCAGGGCGATCGAGCAGGGCTTCTTCCAGCGGGAGATCGGCAGGGCCGCCTACGAGTACCAGATCGCGGTCGAGGAGAAACGCAAGACGATCGTCGGCCTGAACCGTTACGTCCTCGACGACGAGAAGATCGAGATCCCCCTCCTGAGGATCGATCACCAGGTCGAGCGGGACCAGCGCCGGAGCGTCCGTCTCGTCAGGGAGCAGCGCGACAACGACGGCGCCGCGCGGGCTCTCGGGAAACTCCGCGAGGGAGCCGCGTCGAACGACAATCTCATGCCCCTCATCATCGAGTGCGCGAAGGCCTACTGCACGGAGGGGGAGATCATCGCCGAGCTGAAAAGTGTGTTCGGGGAATACAAGGAGCCGCCGGTCTTCTAG
- the meaB gene encoding methylmalonyl Co-A mutase-associated GTPase MeaB yields MERNAAVEELLERFAAGKTAALARAISIIENGGAGAEAVMDGIYPRASGAWRVGFTGPPGAGKSTLVNLMTRIFRARERQIGVIAVDPSSPFSGGALLGDRVRMQDLAIDPGVYVRSLASRGSLGGISNCTDEAADVLDAFGKDLVLIETVGVGQSELEIAETAHTVVVVLVPESGDGIQAMKAGLMEIGDVFVMNKADHSDAEIAAREIETALRLKTVPGGGWRPPVLLASAREERGIVEIADTLEKHRRWLGESGRFAAKRREILFARVRNALMDRITRRLDRAAAVRRLVEEKMDEVYSGRMSPYRLVRQLEGLVRIDDAPGGS; encoded by the coding sequence ATGGAACGGAACGCCGCCGTGGAGGAGCTGCTCGAACGGTTCGCGGCCGGAAAGACCGCCGCCCTCGCTCGCGCGATCTCGATCATCGAGAACGGCGGGGCGGGAGCGGAAGCGGTGATGGACGGTATCTATCCGCGGGCGAGCGGGGCCTGGCGCGTTGGATTCACCGGACCACCGGGGGCGGGGAAGAGCACCCTCGTCAACCTCATGACGAGGATCTTCCGGGCGCGCGAACGGCAGATCGGCGTCATCGCCGTCGATCCGTCGAGCCCGTTCAGCGGTGGCGCGCTCCTCGGCGATCGGGTGCGGATGCAGGACCTGGCCATCGATCCGGGCGTCTACGTCCGATCGCTGGCGAGCCGGGGTTCCCTCGGGGGGATCTCGAACTGCACGGACGAGGCGGCCGACGTGCTCGACGCCTTCGGCAAGGACCTCGTGCTGATCGAGACGGTCGGCGTCGGACAGAGCGAGCTGGAGATCGCCGAGACGGCGCACACGGTCGTCGTCGTGCTCGTCCCCGAATCGGGGGACGGCATCCAGGCGATGAAGGCCGGCCTGATGGAGATCGGCGACGTCTTCGTGATGAACAAGGCGGACCATTCCGACGCCGAGATCGCCGCGAGGGAGATCGAGACGGCGCTCCGCCTCAAGACGGTTCCCGGGGGGGGATGGCGTCCGCCCGTTCTGCTCGCCTCGGCGCGCGAGGAGCGGGGGATCGTGGAGATCGCCGATACGCTGGAAAAGCACCGTCGATGGCTCGGCGAATCGGGCCGTTTCGCGGCGAAGCGCCGCGAGATACTCTTTGCGCGTGTCAGGAACGCCCTCATGGACCGCATCACGCGGCGGCTCGACCGCGCCGCCGCCGTGCGGCGCCTGGTCGAGGAGAAGATGGACGAGGTCTATTCCGGGCGCATGTCCCCGTACCGGCTCGTGCGGCAGCTCGAGGGCCTGGTGCGGATCGACGATGCGCCGGGCGGGAGTTGA
- a CDS encoding cob(I)yrinic acid a,c-diamide adenosyltransferase: MKDRRGTVQLYTGDGKGKTTAAIGLAMRAAGHNWRIVVVQFMKGRLYGELASAKHVPGLEIEQYGRDEFVDPDDPAEIDRELAARGWERAEALVREGTIDMLVLDEINVACSFGLVPVEKVVALAADRPPSMELVLTGRYAPEELIGIADTVTEMREIKHHYAAGVQAREGIEY; this comes from the coding sequence ATGAAGGATCGGCGGGGTACGGTGCAGTTGTACACGGGTGACGGGAAGGGGAAGACGACCGCGGCGATCGGGCTCGCGATGCGCGCCGCCGGGCACAACTGGCGGATCGTCGTCGTCCAGTTCATGAAGGGGCGGCTCTACGGCGAACTCGCGTCGGCAAAGCACGTGCCGGGCCTCGAGATCGAGCAGTACGGGCGGGACGAGTTCGTCGACCCGGACGATCCGGCCGAGATCGACCGCGAGCTCGCCGCGCGCGGCTGGGAGCGGGCCGAAGCGCTCGTACGCGAGGGAACGATCGACATGCTCGTCCTCGACGAGATCAACGTCGCCTGCTCTTTCGGCCTCGTGCCCGTGGAGAAGGTCGTCGCGCTGGCCGCGGATCGGCCGCCCTCGATGGAGCTCGTGCTCACCGGGCGGTACGCCCCGGAGGAACTGATCGGGATCGCCGACACCGTGACGGAGATGCGCGAGATCAAGCACCACTACGCTGCGGGCGTGCAGGCCCGCGAGGGGATCGAGTACTAG
- a CDS encoding lamin tail domain-containing protein: MRRHAFFVAVAVLAACAAMPTAATSQIVINEILADPARDWDGDGEYDYRNDEWVEILNAGSEPVDLAGYLIADGAEGPAWRFGLAGVLEPGGVVVVYGSDSRAWEESTGNAIYGLSLNNTGDVVRLFRVAGGDTVLVDGREYVARAAENDRSFGRRADDPGTWVVFDALNPCPAESEPPGTGCLPTPGAPNHCLTATDGASWSLIKHRTR, encoded by the coding sequence ATGCGGAGGCATGCTTTTTTTGTGGCCGTCGCCGTACTGGCGGCCTGCGCGGCGATGCCGACGGCGGCGACGTCGCAGATCGTGATCAACGAGATCCTCGCCGATCCCGCGCGCGACTGGGACGGGGACGGCGAGTACGACTACCGCAACGACGAATGGGTCGAGATCCTGAACGCCGGCTCGGAGCCGGTCGATCTCGCGGGATACCTGATCGCGGACGGCGCGGAGGGACCGGCCTGGCGGTTCGGTCTCGCCGGCGTCCTCGAGCCGGGAGGAGTCGTCGTCGTCTACGGCAGCGACTCGAGAGCCTGGGAGGAATCGACCGGGAACGCCATCTACGGACTGTCGCTCAACAACACGGGTGACGTCGTCCGGCTGTTCCGCGTCGCAGGCGGGGACACGGTCCTCGTCGACGGCCGCGAGTACGTCGCCCGCGCGGCGGAAAACGACCGTTCCTTCGGCAGGAGGGCGGACGACCCGGGGACGTGGGTGGTGTTCGACGCCCTGAATCCCTGTCCGGCGGAAAGCGAACCCCCGGGGACCGGGTGCCTGCCGACACCGGGAGCCCCCAACCATTGCCTGACGGCGACCGACGGGGCGTCGTGGAGCCTGATAAAGCACCGGACGCGCTGA
- a CDS encoding WD40 repeat domain-containing protein, with protein MRPSVLLFLVLFMPACGFVHFADGSGDASPRASDDPRSPAVVFRSHGEPVLWARFSPTDNTILSSSSPDGKDRSSQFVWNGASGAVVGGFANEEFVDLAGAWANDGRRAAIGERALHVIDIPANRNLHTFPADVYEALRVLDIDQTMPVVNYLVETKFHYLTAVAFSPDDRYIAAGQANGLVRVWSMENRALLAVLLASRVLGEIRDVAFSRDGRFLAVCQDDRDIPVWGFPDYRKRMLAGHGGSVTAIDFAAGGMLASASEDGTVRLWRSDTWRTVRRIVAHRGGVTDVVFTADGCFLATGGANGTVAVWNASTGANIARFAGHEKAVSSVSFNSNATLLASGARDGAVLVWDLSDLGLCGDLARTPAPRFPARLSGSVFLDGASADGSFAPGSAGAVLLDLRNDGEGAAYHIVVMVTPDEGGAAVRLAAPGIVTQLLPGAKRLVEIPLVVEPDASPGTYWWTIRVLEANGFHIGRPLRAVVSVGSPVRGP; from the coding sequence ATGAGGCCATCCGTCCTGTTGTTCCTGGTTCTTTTCATGCCGGCGTGCGGGTTCGTTCATTTCGCCGACGGATCCGGTGACGCGTCCCCGCGGGCCTCCGACGATCCCCGGAGCCCGGCGGTCGTCTTCCGTTCGCACGGCGAACCGGTTCTCTGGGCCCGTTTCTCCCCGACGGACAACACGATCCTCTCCTCCTCCTCCCCCGACGGGAAGGACCGATCGAGCCAGTTCGTCTGGAACGGCGCCTCGGGAGCCGTCGTCGGCGGATTCGCCAACGAGGAGTTCGTCGATCTCGCCGGCGCCTGGGCGAACGACGGACGCCGGGCCGCGATCGGGGAGCGGGCCCTCCACGTGATCGACATACCGGCGAACAGGAACCTCCATACCTTTCCGGCGGACGTCTACGAGGCGCTCCGCGTCCTCGACATCGACCAGACGATGCCGGTCGTGAACTATCTCGTCGAGACGAAATTCCACTATCTCACCGCCGTCGCCTTCTCGCCGGACGACCGCTACATCGCGGCGGGCCAGGCGAACGGCCTCGTGCGCGTCTGGTCGATGGAGAACCGCGCCCTTCTCGCCGTGCTCCTGGCGAGCAGGGTCCTCGGCGAGATACGGGATGTCGCGTTCAGCCGCGACGGTCGTTTCCTCGCCGTCTGCCAGGACGATCGCGACATCCCGGTCTGGGGATTCCCCGACTATCGAAAACGCATGCTTGCCGGACACGGCGGATCCGTCACGGCGATCGATTTCGCGGCGGGGGGGATGCTCGCCTCCGCGTCCGAGGACGGGACGGTGCGTCTCTGGCGGTCGGATACCTGGCGGACGGTCAGGCGGATCGTCGCCCACCGCGGCGGCGTGACCGATGTCGTCTTCACCGCCGACGGGTGCTTTCTCGCGACCGGCGGCGCAAACGGGACCGTCGCCGTGTGGAACGCCTCGACCGGAGCGAATATCGCACGGTTTGCCGGACACGAGAAAGCGGTCTCGAGCGTATCCTTCAATTCGAACGCGACCCTTCTCGCGAGCGGGGCGAGGGACGGCGCCGTTCTCGTCTGGGATCTGTCCGATCTCGGGCTCTGCGGCGATCTCGCCCGCACGCCGGCCCCGCGATTCCCCGCGCGGCTCTCCGGATCGGTCTTTCTCGACGGCGCCTCCGCGGACGGCTCCTTCGCGCCGGGCTCGGCCGGCGCCGTTCTTCTCGACCTGCGGAACGACGGCGAGGGAGCGGCCTACCACATCGTCGTCATGGTCACTCCCGACGAGGGAGGCGCCGCCGTGCGTCTCGCCGCGCCCGGGATCGTCACGCAGCTCCTGCCCGGCGCGAAACGGCTCGTCGAGATTCCGCTCGTCGTCGAACCGGACGCCTCGCCGGGGACGTACTGGTGGACGATCCGCGTCCTCGAGGCGAACGGTTTCCACATCGGCCGTCCCCTCCGCGCCGTCGTCAGCGTGGGATCCCCCGTCCGCGGACCGTGA
- a CDS encoding RNA polymerase sigma factor, which translates to MRGDLDPGLVKRAANGDGRAFEEIIEEHHSLVWASVRAVMGDRLDVEDTVQEVFIKVYRGLPSFRGGSRLSTWIYRIARNEALNAVSRKVHETLPIEIVERIEDPGERPDRAVGRAETAAGLERFLARIEERWRTAIELRYMGERSYAEIADIMELPVGTVKTYIHRGKTALRRMMVDESPGRSGKQT; encoded by the coding sequence GTGCGTGGGGATCTCGACCCCGGACTCGTGAAACGGGCGGCGAACGGCGATGGACGGGCGTTCGAAGAAATCATCGAGGAGCATCACTCCCTCGTCTGGGCGTCGGTGCGCGCCGTCATGGGAGACCGGCTGGACGTCGAGGATACGGTCCAGGAGGTCTTCATCAAGGTCTACCGGGGCCTGCCCTCCTTCCGCGGCGGATCGAGGCTCTCGACCTGGATCTACCGCATCGCGAGGAACGAGGCGCTCAACGCCGTCTCCCGGAAGGTCCACGAGACCCTTCCGATCGAGATTGTCGAGCGAATCGAGGATCCCGGCGAACGACCCGACCGCGCCGTCGGACGGGCGGAAACCGCGGCCGGCCTCGAACGCTTCCTGGCCCGGATCGAGGAGCGCTGGCGGACGGCGATCGAGCTCCGCTACATGGGCGAACGCTCCTACGCCGAGATCGCCGATATCATGGAGTTGCCCGTGGGCACCGTGAAGACGTATATTCACCGCGGCAAGACCGCGCTGAGGCGAATGATGGTCGACGAATCACCCGGAAGATCAGGAAAACAGACATGA
- a CDS encoding zf-HC2 domain-containing protein, which yields MNCHEAEALLAALAAGDLGREEAAEVERHAASCAACRESLAAWLAIEEALLARRNEVPPASRTIAALAPALRRKRWTPLFDRIFSVPAMSSFLMVLAAVIFRIGGGSVASALGRMHLFGTRVFAALVGGIDSATGWLGSIGPVELVAWTVGLSAFLVIAATATIVGLLRD from the coding sequence ATGAACTGCCACGAAGCCGAAGCCCTGCTCGCGGCCCTCGCCGCGGGAGACCTCGGGCGCGAGGAGGCCGCCGAGGTCGAGCGTCACGCCGCTTCCTGCGCCGCCTGCCGGGAGTCGCTCGCGGCATGGCTGGCGATCGAGGAAGCGCTCCTCGCCAGGCGGAACGAAGTGCCCCCCGCCTCCCGGACGATCGCCGCGCTCGCCCCGGCGCTGCGCCGGAAGCGGTGGACGCCCCTCTTCGACCGCATCTTCAGCGTGCCCGCCATGTCGAGTTTCCTGATGGTCCTCGCGGCAGTCATCTTCCGTATCGGCGGGGGATCGGTCGCGTCGGCGCTCGGCCGGATGCATCTCTTCGGCACGCGGGTCTTCGCCGCTCTCGTCGGAGGGATCGATTCGGCGACGGGATGGCTCGGCTCGATCGGCCCGGTCGAACTCGTCGCCTGGACGGTCGGGCTTTCCGCGTTCCTTGTCATCGCCGCGACCGCGACGATCGTCGGGCTCCTGCGCGACTAG
- the gatB gene encoding Asp-tRNA(Asn)/Glu-tRNA(Gln) amidotransferase subunit GatB — MSSRYEPVIGLEVHAQLLTKSKIYCGCPVAYGEEPNTLVCPVCLGLPGSLPVLNERAVEMAVKTGLAMGCSIAPESVFSRKNYFYPDAPRNYQISMYDRPLCGEGRLEFEFEGERRVVCIERIHLEDDAGKLVHVEGGGSLVDFNRCGVPLIEIVSGPDMRSPGEAAAYLTMLRRLLRWLGVCDGNMEEGSLRCDVNISIRPEGSTTLGTRTEIKNLNSIKAVEMGIRWEMERQRRVLEGGGEIIQVTNLWDAAKKRLVTMRRKEYAHDYRYFPEPDLLPLTVEAGRVKVIGEKLPELPLDREKRFRDEYGLSAYDVAVLCAERGVSDYFEETAALAGDAKTVSNWIMREVLGEMKNTGGCIEEFPLTPPMLAGLLELVARGAISGSAGTDVFREMIRTGDDAGAVVEQLGLEQISGEEDLARIVDETIAAHPEEAARCREGRTQLIGFFVGQVMKRSRGKANPKLTGEIIRKKLEG, encoded by the coding sequence GTGAGCTCACGGTACGAGCCCGTCATCGGCCTCGAGGTCCACGCCCAGCTCCTCACGAAGAGCAAGATCTACTGCGGTTGCCCCGTCGCCTACGGCGAGGAGCCGAACACGCTGGTTTGCCCCGTCTGTCTCGGGCTTCCCGGCTCTCTTCCGGTCCTCAACGAGCGCGCCGTCGAGATGGCCGTGAAAACGGGACTCGCAATGGGGTGTTCGATCGCGCCGGAAAGCGTCTTCTCGCGGAAGAACTACTTCTACCCGGATGCGCCTCGCAACTACCAGATATCGATGTACGACCGGCCGCTCTGCGGTGAAGGGCGGCTCGAGTTCGAGTTCGAGGGCGAAAGACGGGTCGTTTGCATCGAGCGGATCCACCTCGAGGACGACGCGGGCAAGCTCGTCCACGTGGAGGGCGGCGGAAGCCTCGTCGATTTCAACCGTTGCGGCGTGCCACTGATAGAGATCGTGAGCGGTCCCGACATGCGATCGCCGGGGGAGGCGGCAGCCTACCTGACGATGCTGCGCCGGCTTCTCCGGTGGCTCGGCGTCTGCGACGGCAACATGGAAGAGGGATCCCTGCGCTGCGACGTCAACATCTCGATACGGCCGGAAGGATCGACGACCCTGGGGACGCGGACCGAGATCAAGAACCTGAACTCCATCAAGGCGGTCGAGATGGGCATCCGCTGGGAGATGGAGCGGCAGCGACGTGTGCTCGAGGGCGGGGGAGAGATCATCCAGGTGACAAACCTGTGGGACGCGGCGAAGAAGCGGCTCGTCACGATGAGACGCAAGGAATACGCGCACGACTACCGGTATTTCCCCGAACCTGATCTGCTCCCGCTGACGGTGGAAGCCGGACGGGTGAAGGTGATCGGCGAGAAACTTCCCGAACTGCCCCTCGACCGGGAGAAGCGCTTCAGGGACGAGTACGGCCTTTCGGCTTACGACGTGGCGGTTCTCTGCGCCGAGCGGGGCGTCTCGGACTACTTCGAGGAGACGGCCGCTCTCGCCGGCGACGCGAAGACCGTCTCGAACTGGATCATGCGAGAGGTGCTCGGCGAGATGAAGAACACCGGCGGTTGTATCGAGGAGTTTCCCCTCACGCCCCCGATGCTCGCGGGGCTGCTCGAACTCGTCGCGCGGGGGGCGATCAGCGGCAGTGCGGGGACGGACGTCTTCCGGGAGATGATCCGGACGGGAGACGACGCCGGAGCGGTCGTCGAGCAACTCGGCCTCGAGCAGATCAGCGGCGAGGAGGATCTGGCCAGGATCGTCGACGAGACGATCGCCGCGCACCCGGAAGAGGCCGCGAGATGCCGCGAGGGGCGAACGCAACTCATCGGGTTCTTCGTCGGCCAGGTGATGAAGAGGAGCCGGGGCAAGGCCAACCCGAAGCTCACCGGCGAGATCATACGGAAAAAACTCGAGGGCTAG